Proteins from a single region of Sesamum indicum cultivar Zhongzhi No. 13 linkage group LG5, S_indicum_v1.0, whole genome shotgun sequence:
- the LOC105162003 gene encoding protein BIG GRAIN 1-like B: protein MQDTYNARRKGPSFSSSLLDAIYHSIDDATEQQEMEDFVLQRRNNAARVQEDIESLRRAIMVENWMENYCTSHFSSNSASSTDSSIFSSSSDQTESCKSIFSSSQRNSEIPVRERPSQVDRQKCQGRFTGTKSRAWKNVCGDLKKVKEPISPGAKIANFLNSIFSPRNLNKNHQVQGLEEWSSMRKPRSVKNPTTCSRSCLSKKPKRSVSIILDQDCQPYNEEHSIVASVPTIGSKFIKKNIENLGHRLYEGKNLREHDLRDYCHKELDVDDMSCTSSDLFELENIGRVGTRTYEELPVYGTTSLKINQGFAGRLII, encoded by the coding sequence ATGCAGGACACATACAATGCACGGCGTAAAGGGCCATCATTTTCTTCGTCTCTCCTCGATGCCATTTACCATTCCATCGATGACGCTACAGAGCAACAAGAAATGGAAGACTTTGTTCTCCAAAGAAGAAACAATGCTGCAAGAGTCCAAGAAGATATTGAAAGCCTACGACGAGCAATCATGGTAGAGAACTGGATGGAAAACTACTGCACCAGCCACTTTTCGTCAAACTCAGCCTCATCAACAGATTCCAGCATCTTCTCGTCATCTTCTGATCAGACAGAATCCTGCAAAAGCATCTTCTCATCGTCTCAACGTAATTCTGAAATCCCCGTGAGGGAGAGGCCTTCACAGGTTGACAGGCAAAAATGCCAAGGAAGGTTCACGGGGACAAAATCCAGGGCATGGAAGAACGTTTGCGGAGACCTGAAGAAGGTGAAAGAGCCCATTTCACCGGGGGCTAAAATCGCCAACTTCTTGAATTCCATATTCAGTCCAAGAAACTTGAACAAGAATCATCAGGTTCAGGGCCTGGAAGAATGGAGCTCGATGAGGAAACCAAGATCAGTGAAGAATCCAACAACATGCTCAAGATCTTGCTTAAGCAAAAAACCTAAGAGGTCTGTCAGCATCATTCTTGATCAAGACTGCCAGCCATACAATGAGGAACATTCAATTGTTGCATCTGTGCCAACAATAGGCAGCAAGtttatcaagaaaaacatTGAAAATCTGGGGCACAGGCTCTACGAGGGGAAGAATCTAAGAGAACATGATCTCAGAGATTACTGTCACAAGGAGCTTGATGTGGATGACATGAGTTGCACAAGCTCTGACCTCTTTGAGCTTGAAAACATTGGCAGGGTCGGGACCAGAACGTATGAAGAACTGCCTGTGTATGGAACCACAAGCCTGAAAATCAATCAGGGCTTTGCTGGTCGGCTGATCATCTAA